Proteins from a genomic interval of Catenulispora sp. EB89:
- a CDS encoding ABC transporter substrate-binding protein, with product MPQPRIAACAAAAAALALAATACGGGSTTTTGAHTSAAYNVGVTGIVNQTSAAGHGTLRMEQPSDLQSTDPGNTYFGADWNVMRLYTRSLVTFAEGPGPVKLVPDLATDLGSMSADGLTWTFHLVKGATYTDGSPITAQDVAYGIERSNWGQDVLPNGPTYFKQLLTDTTNYQGPYKDKNPADHPSGIDTPDSGTIVFHLVKPFADFDDVLTLPSTVPVPRAKDTGATYYEHVLSSGAYTFDSYTVGKELDLSASPNFDAASDPLHLHVAHAARIVDKVDVSAQTVDQDLLHGTTDMDQSGLGVQTATQSQVLGNPRLKAEADDPITGLLTYLTIDTKIKPFDNIDCRKAVEWAIDKAAVQTAFGGGIGGGDIATTVLPPTVPGYVQQDLYPTPGHTGDLAKAKAEIATCKAAEHITDITTQVGYYIDQAKDKPVADVVQQNLAAIGITATEDGFKYSQLSIKAGSQAYVRQNNEALFITAWGADFPSGYGFLDQIVTPDGIKSTGESNYSELDDPAIDSLMAAALKTTDPDARNALYAQIDQQALKDAALVPMIDSRALMLRPPNVTNAYIEQAYGMYDYQALGVQ from the coding sequence ATGCCCCAACCACGAATCGCCGCCTGCGCGGCGGCGGCCGCAGCGTTGGCGCTCGCCGCCACCGCCTGCGGCGGCGGGTCCACCACCACTACCGGAGCCCACACCTCGGCGGCGTACAACGTCGGCGTGACCGGGATCGTGAACCAGACCTCGGCCGCCGGCCACGGCACGCTCCGGATGGAGCAGCCCTCGGATCTGCAGTCCACCGACCCCGGCAACACCTACTTCGGGGCCGACTGGAACGTGATGCGGCTCTACACCCGCTCGCTGGTCACCTTCGCCGAGGGCCCCGGCCCGGTGAAGCTGGTCCCGGACCTGGCCACCGACCTCGGCAGCATGAGCGCGGACGGCCTGACCTGGACCTTCCACCTGGTCAAGGGGGCGACGTACACGGACGGCTCGCCGATCACCGCGCAGGACGTCGCCTACGGCATCGAGCGCTCGAACTGGGGCCAGGACGTCCTGCCGAACGGCCCGACGTACTTCAAGCAGCTGCTCACGGACACCACGAACTACCAGGGCCCTTACAAGGACAAGAACCCGGCCGACCATCCCTCGGGCATCGACACGCCGGACAGCGGCACCATCGTCTTCCACCTGGTCAAGCCGTTCGCGGACTTCGACGACGTGCTGACGCTGCCGTCGACCGTGCCGGTCCCGCGGGCCAAGGACACCGGCGCCACCTACTACGAGCACGTACTGTCCTCCGGGGCGTACACCTTCGACTCGTACACCGTGGGCAAGGAACTGGACCTGTCGGCGTCCCCGAACTTCGACGCCGCCTCGGACCCGCTGCACCTGCACGTCGCGCACGCCGCCAGGATCGTCGACAAGGTCGACGTCAGTGCGCAGACGGTCGATCAGGACCTGCTGCACGGCACCACCGACATGGACCAGAGCGGCCTGGGCGTCCAGACCGCGACGCAGTCGCAGGTGCTGGGCAACCCGCGGCTCAAGGCCGAGGCCGACGACCCGATCACCGGGCTGCTGACCTACCTGACGATCGACACGAAGATCAAGCCCTTCGACAACATCGACTGCCGCAAGGCGGTGGAGTGGGCGATCGACAAGGCCGCGGTGCAGACCGCGTTCGGCGGCGGCATCGGCGGCGGGGACATCGCCACCACGGTGTTGCCGCCGACCGTCCCGGGCTACGTCCAGCAGGACCTGTACCCGACTCCGGGCCACACCGGCGACCTGGCCAAGGCCAAAGCCGAGATCGCGACCTGCAAGGCGGCCGAGCACATCACCGACATCACCACGCAGGTGGGCTACTACATCGACCAGGCGAAGGACAAGCCGGTCGCCGACGTCGTGCAGCAGAACCTGGCCGCCATCGGCATCACGGCGACCGAGGACGGCTTCAAGTACAGCCAGCTCTCGATCAAGGCCGGCAGCCAGGCTTATGTCAGGCAGAACAACGAGGCGCTGTTCATCACCGCTTGGGGCGCCGACTTCCCGTCCGGGTACGGATTCCTGGACCAGATCGTCACCCCGGACGGCATCAAGTCGACCGGCGAGAGCAACTACTCGGAACTCGACGACCCGGCCATCGATTCGTTGATGGCCGCCGCGCTCAAGACCACCGACCCGGACGCCCGCAACGCGCTGTACGCGCAGATCGACCAGCAGGCGCTGAAGGACGCGGCACTGGTGCCGATGATCGACTCCCGGGCCCTGATGCTGCGCCCGCCGAACGTCACGAACGCCTACATCGAACAGGCCTATGGCATGTACGACTACCAGGCACTCGGCGTCCAGTGA
- a CDS encoding ABC transporter ATP-binding protein encodes MSTDTETTPETRAVADPEALLTVTGLRKHFPIRRGLLQRTVGAVKAVDGIDLSVRPGETLGLVGESGCGKSTVGRVLTKLVEPTGGQMVFEGRDITNLSQGAFRPLRSDIQMVFQDPQSSLNPRHTVGSIVGAPFRIQNLDPPQGVKRAVQELLELVGLSPEHYNRYPHEFSGGQRQRIGIARALALRPKLIVADEPVSALDVSIQAQVVNLFEDLQAELNLAYVFIAHDLSVVRHISDRVAVMYLGKIVEIASRDDVYGRPLHPYTNALMSAVPIPDPDREDVETRAGSERIRLTGDVPSPIDPPSGCRFRTRCWQAQETCAVQEPPLLQIATAGPGHRVACHFPVEH; translated from the coding sequence GTGAGCACCGATACCGAAACCACTCCCGAGACGCGGGCAGTCGCCGATCCCGAGGCGCTGCTGACCGTCACCGGTCTGCGGAAGCACTTCCCCATCCGGCGCGGGCTGCTCCAGCGCACCGTCGGCGCGGTCAAGGCCGTGGACGGCATCGACCTGTCCGTCCGGCCGGGGGAGACCCTGGGCCTGGTCGGCGAGTCCGGCTGCGGTAAGTCCACCGTCGGCAGGGTGCTGACCAAGCTGGTGGAACCGACCGGCGGGCAGATGGTTTTCGAGGGCCGGGACATCACCAACCTGTCCCAGGGCGCGTTCCGCCCGCTGCGCAGCGACATCCAGATGGTGTTCCAGGACCCGCAGTCCTCGCTCAACCCGCGGCACACCGTCGGCAGCATCGTCGGCGCGCCGTTCAGGATCCAGAACCTCGATCCGCCGCAGGGCGTCAAGCGCGCGGTCCAGGAACTGCTGGAGCTGGTCGGCCTGTCACCGGAGCACTACAACCGGTACCCCCACGAATTCTCCGGCGGTCAGCGCCAGCGCATCGGCATCGCCCGCGCGCTGGCCCTGCGGCCGAAGCTGATCGTCGCCGACGAGCCGGTCTCGGCCCTGGACGTGTCGATCCAGGCGCAGGTGGTGAACCTGTTCGAGGACCTGCAGGCGGAGCTGAACCTGGCGTACGTGTTCATCGCGCACGACCTGTCCGTGGTCCGCCACATCTCCGACCGGGTCGCGGTGATGTACCTGGGCAAGATCGTCGAGATCGCCTCGCGGGACGACGTGTACGGCCGTCCGCTGCATCCGTATACCAATGCCCTGATGTCCGCCGTGCCGATCCCCGACCCGGACCGCGAGGACGTCGAAACCCGCGCCGGCAGCGAGCGCATCCGCCTGACCGGCGACGTGCCCTCGCCGATCGACCCGCCGTCCGGGTGCCGGTTCCGTACCCGCTGTTGGCAGGCACAGGAGACCTGCGCCGTCCAGGAGCCGCCGCTGCTGCAGATCGCGACGGCCGGACCGGGACACCGCGTGGCCTGCCACTTCCCGGTGGAGCACTGA
- a CDS encoding APC family permease: protein MTTDQKAKASARKASDAARDPDRMGLVALIALAAGGMIGSGWMLGAYHATQTAGQWAWVSWLLGGVLMTAIGVVMVELGRHRAENGGLVFWPLKSSGPLMTIAVAAALWVFYALNPATEAAAVVQAMGNKSLYDYDPVHPGPTTAGLFLSGVLMIPIVGVTLLGFRVIRTSTVWLTAFKVFVPVSVIVLLFASGFDAHGVAQHSVAQGHSVIRAIVSALTSGGVIYAYIGFQGPLDFAGEVKDDGRFSEAARLKIAVIGTLVATTLLYTLLQVVYLGHTGRSFVNLESPYTKFAAGIAITGTAVAILVRIDSIVSPAGAGVLFALLLSEEVEAMSREGLTDTRLATVEPRLWPRGPRRHWPILALNLGIGWLELAFFGGDWVTMVTASSILTLFVYAMPAASLLAFAKFHRDYPDPEKPGYFRVGWGTQSAAWFGFVGVTEVLFWAGWTVMWRAALLLTAATLLLLVLPRLSRYIERFQLYEADNPWTQKSARPGLLVLALYLASILLLSRLGMSSSHHPVVSAQVGSILAALVGITALALLRHYSARYQEREILPSGRKVPLQPGKNLAG from the coding sequence ATGACCACTGACCAAAAGGCGAAGGCATCCGCGCGAAAGGCTTCTGACGCCGCGCGTGATCCCGACCGCATGGGTCTGGTGGCGCTGATCGCGCTGGCCGCCGGCGGGATGATCGGCTCGGGGTGGATGCTGGGCGCGTACCACGCGACCCAGACAGCGGGTCAGTGGGCCTGGGTGTCGTGGCTGCTCGGCGGCGTCTTGATGACCGCCATCGGCGTGGTCATGGTGGAGCTGGGCCGGCATCGGGCGGAGAACGGGGGGTTGGTCTTCTGGCCGCTCAAGAGCAGTGGTCCCTTGATGACCATCGCCGTCGCGGCCGCGCTGTGGGTGTTCTACGCGCTGAATCCCGCTACTGAGGCGGCCGCCGTGGTTCAGGCGATGGGAAACAAGTCGCTCTACGACTACGACCCCGTGCACCCGGGGCCGACGACGGCGGGTCTGTTCCTCTCCGGCGTACTGATGATCCCCATCGTCGGTGTCACCTTGCTGGGTTTCCGAGTGATACGGACCTCGACGGTGTGGCTGACAGCCTTCAAGGTGTTCGTCCCCGTCTCGGTCATCGTCCTGCTGTTCGCGTCCGGCTTCGACGCCCACGGAGTCGCACAGCATTCGGTGGCACAGGGCCACAGCGTGATCCGCGCCATTGTGAGTGCCCTGACAAGCGGCGGCGTCATCTATGCCTACATAGGCTTTCAGGGCCCATTGGACTTCGCGGGCGAGGTGAAGGACGACGGACGCTTCAGCGAAGCGGCCAGGCTGAAGATCGCGGTGATCGGCACACTCGTCGCCACGACTCTCCTCTACACCCTGCTTCAGGTCGTCTATCTGGGGCACACCGGCCGCTCGTTCGTCAATCTGGAGTCGCCGTACACGAAGTTCGCCGCCGGCATCGCGATCACCGGAACCGCGGTCGCCATCCTGGTCAGGATCGACTCGATCGTGTCCCCGGCGGGAGCGGGAGTCTTGTTCGCGCTGCTGTTGTCGGAGGAGGTCGAGGCCATGAGCCGGGAAGGCCTGACCGATACGCGGCTGGCCACCGTGGAACCGCGCTTGTGGCCGCGGGGTCCGAGGAGGCACTGGCCGATCCTGGCCCTGAACCTGGGCATCGGGTGGCTGGAGCTGGCGTTTTTCGGCGGCGACTGGGTGACCATGGTCACCGCTAGCAGCATCTTGACGCTCTTCGTCTATGCGATGCCGGCTGCGTCGTTGCTCGCGTTCGCCAAGTTCCACCGCGACTACCCGGATCCGGAGAAGCCGGGCTATTTCCGGGTCGGGTGGGGCACGCAGTCGGCTGCCTGGTTCGGGTTCGTGGGGGTGACGGAAGTGCTCTTCTGGGCGGGGTGGACTGTGATGTGGCGGGCAGCGCTGCTGCTTACCGCCGCGACCCTGTTGCTCCTGGTGCTTCCGCGGCTGTCCAGATATATCGAGCGCTTCCAGCTCTATGAGGCCGACAACCCTTGGACCCAGAAATCCGCCCGTCCGGGATTGCTCGTACTGGCGCTCTATTTGGCATCCATTCTGCTCCTGAGCCGGCTGGGAATGTCATCATCTCACCATCCCGTCGTCAGCGCGCAGGTGGGAAGCATCCTCGCCGCACTGGTCGGAATCACGGCGTTGGCATTGCTCCGGCACTACTCGGCCAGGTACCAGGAACGGGAGATTCTTCCGAGCGGCCGGAAAGTGCCCCTACAGCCGGGGAAGAACCTCGCGGGCTAG
- a CDS encoding PucR family transcriptional regulator codes for MATNAHLRASLGRVLEDLGSTLLEVVCGDARSEAQVGGVVIYDPLEEQVPCLDALVLGVGVRGAESISALLSDPVMSGAAALVVRAPVVADPVIEAASSRSGVTVLALTPGATWAQLAAMVRSLIAEGDVGEVGTPTMFGTPAGDLFALANAIAALLDAPITIEDRGNRVLAFSGRQDEADTSRVATILGRQVPEQYTRILEERGVYQALYRSEEPVFVDPLPDLIAHGEMPRAALVVRAGDEILGTIWAAVRAPLSAERAQALRDAAKLVALHMMRLRAGADVGRRLHADLVATALESGPGAAQAVARLGLAERAAVVVALDVIGAPGEPSAVRRADLVAERQRVADAFAVHLTAVHPRSAAAVVGDVVYAIVPVPQQSADGAQRVAAVAQEFLRRIGIRHGLIVGIGEAGTGHSELSRSRAGAHRALNVLRKRDGGEACVASIGDVQLQALLAELAETITERGDVLGGPVARLTDYDSRHRTRLVATLRAWLEAFGDVNAASATQYVHPNTFRYRLRRVAEIGEIDLGDADARFAAMLHLRLQPSGSPATPGDPDA; via the coding sequence ATGGCGACGAACGCGCATCTCCGCGCCAGCCTGGGCCGGGTCCTCGAGGACCTGGGGAGCACCCTGCTTGAAGTGGTGTGCGGTGATGCGCGCTCGGAGGCGCAGGTCGGCGGGGTCGTCATCTACGATCCGCTGGAGGAGCAGGTGCCGTGCCTGGACGCGCTGGTCCTCGGCGTGGGGGTGCGGGGGGCGGAGTCGATCTCCGCGTTGCTCAGCGATCCCGTCATGTCCGGCGCGGCCGCTTTGGTGGTACGGGCGCCTGTCGTCGCCGATCCGGTCATCGAGGCCGCGTCCTCGCGGTCGGGCGTCACCGTGCTGGCGCTGACGCCGGGAGCGACGTGGGCGCAGCTGGCGGCCATGGTCAGATCGCTGATCGCAGAGGGTGACGTCGGCGAGGTGGGCACGCCGACGATGTTCGGGACGCCGGCGGGTGATCTGTTCGCCCTCGCGAACGCGATCGCGGCGTTGCTGGACGCGCCGATCACCATCGAGGACCGCGGCAACCGGGTGCTGGCGTTCTCCGGCCGCCAGGACGAGGCCGACACCTCGCGCGTGGCGACCATCCTGGGCCGGCAGGTTCCGGAGCAGTACACGCGCATCCTTGAAGAGCGCGGTGTCTACCAGGCTCTGTACCGCAGCGAGGAGCCGGTCTTCGTCGATCCGCTGCCGGACCTGATCGCCCACGGCGAGATGCCCAGGGCCGCGCTGGTGGTGCGGGCCGGCGACGAGATCCTGGGCACGATCTGGGCCGCGGTGCGGGCGCCGCTGTCGGCCGAGCGCGCGCAGGCGCTCCGCGACGCGGCCAAGCTCGTCGCCCTGCACATGATGCGGCTGCGCGCCGGGGCCGACGTCGGGCGGCGGCTGCACGCCGACCTGGTCGCCACCGCGCTGGAGTCCGGGCCGGGCGCGGCGCAGGCCGTCGCGCGCCTCGGGCTGGCCGAGCGGGCCGCCGTGGTCGTGGCGCTGGACGTCATCGGCGCTCCCGGGGAGCCGTCCGCCGTGCGGCGCGCGGACCTGGTCGCCGAGCGCCAGCGCGTGGCCGACGCGTTCGCGGTGCACCTGACCGCCGTCCATCCGCGCTCGGCCGCGGCCGTCGTCGGCGACGTGGTGTACGCCATCGTGCCGGTGCCGCAGCAGAGCGCCGACGGCGCGCAGCGCGTCGCCGCGGTGGCGCAGGAGTTCCTGCGGCGCATCGGGATCCGGCACGGCCTCATCGTCGGCATCGGCGAGGCCGGCACCGGCCACAGCGAACTGTCCCGGTCGCGCGCCGGGGCGCACCGGGCCCTGAACGTGTTGCGGAAACGGGACGGCGGCGAGGCCTGCGTGGCCTCGATCGGCGACGTCCAGCTCCAGGCGCTGCTGGCGGAGCTGGCCGAGACGATCACCGAGCGCGGCGACGTGCTCGGCGGCCCGGTCGCGCGCCTGACCGACTACGACTCGCGGCACCGCACCCGCCTGGTCGCCACGCTGCGGGCGTGGCTGGAGGCGTTCGGCGACGTGAACGCCGCCTCCGCGACGCAGTACGTCCATCCCAACACCTTCCGGTACCGGCTGCGCCGCGTCGCCGAGATCGGCGAGATCGACCTGGGCGACGCCGACGCCCGCTTCGCGGCCATGCTGCACCTTCGGTTGCAGCCCTCTGGTTCGCCGGCGACCCCCGGCGACCCTGACGCGTAG
- a CDS encoding ABC transporter permease produces MTTILEPGSASAAEPEAPPPPGRAIEGRSPGRIALARLKKDKVAMAGGVTVVLLVLTAVFAPQLCSLTGNDPYTTHTNLIDPNLQIPSGGFGGMSARHLLGVDVPTGRDLFARAVYGARTSLGIAGLATVIAIAIGAGLGMVAGYFGGLVDSVISRTMDVMLAFPLFLFAISLSGVLGYSSFGLTGNVLRIVVLIVIIGFFSWPYIGRIVRGQTLALREREFIDAARAQGATPARIILREILPNLTGPILVYATLLIPSNILFEASLSYLGVGIRSPMPSWGEMVNEAIALYQVDPEFLIVPGSAIFLTVLAFNLLGDGLRDAFDPKAGR; encoded by the coding sequence ATGACCACGATTCTGGAACCGGGCTCGGCGTCGGCCGCCGAGCCGGAAGCCCCGCCGCCGCCCGGCCGGGCTATCGAGGGCCGCTCCCCGGGCCGGATCGCCCTGGCCCGGCTGAAGAAGGACAAGGTCGCGATGGCCGGCGGGGTGACCGTGGTCCTGCTCGTCCTGACCGCGGTCTTCGCGCCCCAACTGTGCTCGCTCACCGGCAACGATCCGTACACCACGCACACGAACCTGATCGACCCGAACCTGCAGATCCCCAGCGGCGGCTTCGGCGGGATGAGCGCCCGGCACCTTCTCGGCGTGGACGTCCCGACCGGCCGCGACCTGTTCGCCCGGGCCGTCTACGGCGCCCGGACCTCGCTCGGCATCGCCGGACTGGCCACCGTGATCGCCATCGCGATCGGGGCCGGCCTCGGGATGGTCGCCGGCTACTTCGGCGGCCTGGTCGACTCGGTGATCAGCCGGACCATGGACGTGATGCTCGCGTTCCCGCTGTTCCTGTTCGCGATCTCGCTGTCCGGGGTGCTCGGCTACTCGTCCTTCGGGCTGACCGGCAACGTGCTGCGGATCGTGGTGCTGATCGTCATCATCGGGTTCTTCTCCTGGCCGTACATCGGCCGCATCGTGCGCGGGCAGACCCTGGCGCTGCGCGAACGCGAGTTCATCGACGCGGCGCGCGCCCAGGGCGCCACGCCCGCACGGATCATCCTCCGGGAGATCCTGCCCAACCTGACGGGGCCGATCCTGGTCTACGCGACGCTGCTCATCCCGTCGAACATCCTGTTCGAGGCGTCCCTGTCGTACCTCGGGGTCGGCATCCGCTCGCCCATGCCGTCCTGGGGCGAGATGGTCAACGAGGCGATCGCCCTGTACCAGGTCGACCCGGAGTTCCTGATCGTCCCCGGCTCGGCCATCTTCCTCACCGTGCTCGCCTTCAACCTGCTCGGCGACGGGCTGCGCGACGCCTTCGATCCCAAGGCCGGCCGCTGA
- a CDS encoding ABC transporter ATP-binding protein, which yields MTAGGGRPFLAVRDLRVHFPTDDGLVKSVDGLSFGLERGRTLGIVGESGSGKSVTSLALLGLHRSAQKKRNAARITGEIWLDGQELVTASDAEIRRLRGEKMAMIFQDPLSSMHPFFTVGAQIIEAYRVHNHVSKQVARKRAIEMLELVGIPQPNTRVDDYPHQFSGGMRQRAMIAMALVCNPSLLIADEPTTALDVTVQAQILDLMRDLQREFNSALIIITHDLGVVAELADDIMVMYGGKAVEYGPAHDLFKAPEHPYTWGLLGSMPRLDRARADRLTPIQGNPPSLINVPSGCAFHPRCPYTGETGGRSDTEIPLLAETSPGHLVRCHMDPARRREIFTEQIRETL from the coding sequence GTGACGGCCGGGGGCGGGCGTCCGTTCCTCGCCGTGCGTGACCTGCGGGTGCACTTCCCGACCGACGACGGCCTGGTCAAGTCGGTGGACGGGCTCAGCTTCGGGTTGGAGCGGGGCCGGACTCTGGGGATCGTCGGCGAGTCCGGTTCGGGCAAGTCGGTGACCTCGCTGGCGCTGCTCGGCCTGCACCGCTCGGCGCAGAAGAAGAGGAACGCCGCGCGGATCACCGGTGAGATCTGGCTGGACGGCCAGGAGTTGGTGACCGCCAGCGATGCCGAGATCCGTCGGCTGCGCGGCGAGAAGATGGCGATGATCTTCCAGGATCCGCTGTCCTCGATGCATCCGTTCTTCACTGTGGGTGCGCAGATCATCGAGGCGTACCGGGTTCACAACCACGTGTCCAAGCAGGTCGCGCGCAAGCGGGCGATCGAGATGCTGGAGCTGGTCGGGATCCCGCAGCCGAACACGCGGGTGGACGACTACCCGCATCAGTTCTCCGGCGGTATGCGGCAGCGCGCGATGATCGCGATGGCGTTGGTGTGTAACCCGTCGCTGCTGATCGCGGACGAGCCGACGACGGCGTTGGACGTGACGGTGCAGGCCCAGATCTTGGATCTGATGCGGGATCTGCAGCGCGAGTTCAACAGTGCCCTGATCATCATCACCCACGACTTGGGTGTGGTGGCGGAGTTGGCCGACGACATCATGGTGATGTATGGCGGCAAGGCTGTGGAGTACGGTCCGGCGCACGATTTGTTCAAGGCGCCGGAGCATCCGTACACCTGGGGTCTGTTGGGTTCGATGCCGCGGTTGGACCGGGCTCGTGCGGATCGGTTGACGCCGATTCAGGGCAACCCGCCGTCGTTGATCAACGTGCCGTCCGGCTGTGCCTTCCATCCGCGTTGCCCGTACACGGGCGAGACCGGGGGGCGTAGCGACACGGAGATCCCGCTGCTGGCTGAGACCAGCCCTGGGCACCTTGTGCGTTGTCACATGGACCCGGCTCGGCGGCGGGAGATTTTCACCGAGCAGATTCGGGAGACCCTGTGA
- a CDS encoding ABC transporter permease — protein MLTFLIRRLFAVAGLLLVVAFVTMVIFYEMPQWGGQTPATMAVQYVGKQPSPAAIQGVVHRFGFDRSFPVQYLDYLRTIFTGTTFSDGTQDIACNAPCLGYSFRNYQQVWPTILSDLPVTVSIAAGAGVLWLFFGVASGLASAVRKGSLLDRASMATALLGISLPVYFLAPLLSLPLAYRWSILPAPGSYVGILSDPGQWFLDMILPWTCLAFGLAALYTRLTRAGMLDVLGEDYVRTARAKGLSERRVVFKHALRAAITPIITIFGMDFATALGGAVLVEITFSMKGIGFLAITSIQNGDFPMMMGVTLFAAAFIVLANLLVDVLYAVADPRVRL, from the coding sequence ATGCTGACTTTCCTCATCCGGCGCTTGTTCGCCGTCGCCGGGCTGCTGCTCGTCGTCGCGTTCGTGACGATGGTCATCTTCTACGAGATGCCGCAGTGGGGCGGGCAGACGCCGGCCACCATGGCGGTCCAGTACGTGGGCAAACAGCCTTCGCCCGCGGCGATCCAGGGTGTGGTCCACCGCTTCGGCTTCGACCGGTCGTTCCCGGTCCAGTACCTGGACTACCTGCGCACCATCTTCACCGGCACCACGTTCAGCGACGGCACCCAGGACATCGCCTGCAACGCCCCCTGCCTGGGCTACTCGTTCCGGAACTACCAGCAGGTCTGGCCGACGATCCTGAGCGACCTGCCGGTCACCGTCTCCATCGCGGCGGGGGCCGGCGTCCTGTGGCTGTTCTTCGGCGTCGCCTCGGGCCTGGCCTCGGCGGTGCGCAAGGGCTCGCTGCTCGACCGGGCGTCGATGGCCACCGCCCTGCTCGGCATCTCGCTGCCGGTCTACTTCCTCGCGCCGCTGCTGTCCCTGCCGCTGGCCTACCGGTGGTCGATCCTGCCGGCCCCGGGCAGCTACGTCGGGATCCTGTCCGACCCGGGCCAGTGGTTCCTGGACATGATCCTGCCCTGGACCTGTCTGGCCTTCGGCCTGGCCGCCCTCTACACCCGGCTGACCCGGGCCGGGATGCTCGACGTCCTGGGCGAGGACTACGTGCGTACCGCGCGGGCGAAGGGCCTGTCCGAGCGCCGGGTGGTCTTCAAGCACGCGCTGCGGGCCGCGATCACCCCGATCATCACGATCTTCGGCATGGACTTCGCCACCGCGCTCGGCGGTGCGGTGCTGGTCGAGATCACCTTCTCCATGAAGGGGATCGGCTTCCTGGCCATCACCTCGATCCAGAACGGCGACTTCCCGATGATGATGGGTGTCACCCTGTTCGCCGCCGCGTTCATCGTGCTGGCCAACCTGCTGGTCGACGTCCTGTACGCGGTGGCGGACCCGCGGGTGCGGCTGTGA
- a CDS encoding serine hydrolase domain-containing protein, with the protein MISTRRSVLKAGLAGLVVAQGSIAQGSAAFAATSQKQTFDQWLHDFEASVPARLAAAHVAGVEVAIVSKNAPTPYAAAFGYADIAANRTLTPATPMHLASVSKLFTASALVQLFDRCGLDRHADVNSFIDFPVRNPAYPDLPITPHQLVTHTSSVSDDNYVGFDTVGDPTQSLSDFLRAYLVPGGKHYSPKKSYLPKHKPGTYFSYSDVGMALVGYIVECVSGQDFAAYTQANVLEPLGITDAHWYLREFAPGVLAVPYEYKNGALAALPQMSYPDVPAGALRCSVADLATSLRAMIGGAIGTPPILSPADVAEMLRPQVSPKIVPYQGLGWVQEVVSGHPYVGHSGSDIGFANMVVLTEDQNHAVAVLINTDEGDGSLVTDFRAAITTDLVHGAQLLG; encoded by the coding sequence ATGATCTCGACTCGACGTTCGGTACTCAAAGCGGGACTGGCCGGTCTCGTGGTCGCCCAGGGATCCATCGCCCAGGGCTCCGCAGCCTTCGCGGCAACGAGTCAGAAGCAGACCTTCGACCAGTGGCTGCACGATTTCGAGGCGAGCGTGCCGGCCCGGCTGGCCGCCGCCCACGTCGCCGGCGTCGAAGTCGCGATCGTGTCCAAGAACGCCCCGACCCCCTACGCGGCGGCCTTCGGCTACGCCGACATCGCCGCGAACCGCACGCTCACCCCGGCCACCCCCATGCACCTGGCGTCGGTCAGCAAGCTGTTCACCGCCTCGGCCCTGGTCCAGCTGTTCGACCGCTGCGGCCTGGACCGGCACGCCGACGTCAACAGCTTCATCGACTTCCCGGTGCGCAACCCCGCCTACCCGGACCTGCCGATCACCCCGCACCAGTTGGTCACCCACACCTCCAGCGTCTCCGACGACAACTACGTGGGCTTCGACACCGTCGGGGACCCGACGCAGAGCCTGTCGGACTTCCTGCGCGCCTACCTCGTACCGGGCGGCAAGCACTACTCACCGAAGAAGTCGTATCTCCCCAAGCACAAGCCGGGCACGTATTTCAGCTACTCCGACGTCGGCATGGCCCTGGTCGGCTACATCGTGGAGTGCGTCAGCGGACAGGACTTCGCCGCCTACACACAGGCGAACGTGTTGGAGCCGCTCGGCATCACGGACGCACACTGGTACCTGCGGGAGTTCGCGCCGGGCGTACTGGCCGTGCCGTACGAGTACAAGAACGGCGCGCTGGCCGCACTGCCCCAGATGAGCTATCCGGACGTCCCCGCCGGCGCCCTGCGCTGCTCGGTGGCAGACCTGGCGACCAGCCTGCGCGCGATGATCGGCGGGGCGATCGGCACGCCCCCGATCCTGTCCCCGGCCGACGTCGCCGAAATGCTGCGCCCCCAGGTCAGCCCGAAGATCGTGCCCTACCAGGGGCTCGGCTGGGTCCAGGAGGTCGTGTCCGGACACCCGTACGTCGGCCACTCCGGCTCCGACATCGGCTTCGCCAACATGGTGGTCCTGACCGAGGACCAGAACCACGCCGTCGCCGTGCTGATCAACACCGACGAGGGCGACGGGTCGCTGGTGACCGACTTCCGCGCCGCGATCACGACGGACCTCGTCCACGGGGCGCAGCTCCTGGGCTGA